Proteins from a single region of Megachile rotundata isolate GNS110a chromosome 7, iyMegRotu1, whole genome shotgun sequence:
- the LOC100879114 gene encoding uncharacterized protein LOC100879114 isoform X3, giving the protein MAEDMWRLWFTKLLLLAIVLLAKDVETRSQDEGSLTEIRAPRIERDLEDDYPHDYQLGNPDYVHGRTDSWSSRILTEPGADYPEETPRKRVRIRVPVVRKNGRQHKLTVVRRRPLAPRTEEPSSLTVASHTPRRIVVTRVRTLGLANSIQSDLEPESYRPEIGRHKVTITRRRKLESVTPTTTEKKARITRKKLVAVRPVQPTPSFAIITTGFFTASSEYDEEYTEEEDDEEEKQDVTSTVTPELKEPPNVIDSKPEELETEDKVEDTTVKVVEETTTDEPVIITDNFFFPPSDDEYEYEEYSDTTESGKDPSTTSKPEEISDKVTEAERGKTTTESVETDKSEETTMKAIESVTSEKDKVEEEAPTTKYPEYEEEEEKEEEKEEDKQEEKEEKEQEEKEEKQEEKEEKEHTTVESVETTSADVSEEQFETTTSTDEETTTVEEEESHRTDYPDSETEAQTESYSEESTEEDTQPEITTISAEEDTSTTEASQEKETDAPTESEGTLEEPEDSNKKVESSVTQTESNSKESPEIEPKVTVTQSESSSKELEDSKTSGVTTSSGDLITQKDSERSMKKIEPQTQTEIKTSKHPEHTEISSVNTPVPELEEKEGALTVQPIETSSLSSSTFASVLPLETSRSTSYESSASFEDTEIPSVIPLEVDYTSPETQRTSMVLEVTPSLESKVTTSITSPTPEDIEAGLADDLYLSLSRPDFPEILPSKPIADVHETISTPDLEPSTSVYYTETIVTSTRMRTYTYVVTQLNGLETKVTSSTTVRPRVTTLTLTVPVTVTVTPTVETTKPASSVYSPVPVAGEYEAKDEEGRRFNLATRVMSNGVEVIVAGPTPALRWENSMPQPTLTLSDTVVMMLPQDKPNEFVTKTCTTTFTYLTTITKDGTTTVSTEQQVIANTATEERHRKPGSETAAVTLDASPTLRTEVFKTTYTYLTLNTDHSNVNDALESSTKVITNTVTAPQHYLHMILEPSEAPRPETNTYLSTRMLEKTFMEDGRTRIETTSDTVTQLIVTESAPPPRPTSVTTTLTALDSTEESMTDVMKTYYITYTYYNTFLEKGSTVVRTNVATSTDLVLEKVPVKKTTTKTTLVNPTPEPIQIFATKTYLTTFTYFTTLLQAGPDGETSTTVSSRSHIVENVVTESIAPSLLDAGYMNALLTTAHHSDPVKNVVTGSTIIFFDEEDQIDPTTTSSFLEATSSIETQNDEAVSASLVTTEASSVVSESNLKPSEQISQEQNVTSSGETIQNKKPANENNSDLQVSNLLSLGSLGINSLSALGPVITAMAGLLQGKTSATRRNDTIPQAEVQEVTTQRSPIYIPVAEFADGDIEAAESQNIGTHLANLNHNYIETRHKVASSLADGIPISPGEVITANSDVIIGKPGKMAPRPPQTFLEDEEHIGMKPPPLPVPNIPVHPVLEVLENDRDDSKPQQTLQGHKGPQIQIYPAHQVYEEHLKIPVSMPIDTNQGLIPKQPQKLHTIQSPPKRMGSKQDVMENDPLLKPPDRPNVEQYANPNLKLNEPEWSPEKPRRPWSAKDPLKLSPPHPQFDQKIDSVKPPLEKPWPTLLSEDQKRPPWAQRDPLLPDTSIVIQSSEPKPKPAEPIVHQVPHVIDRSTGQPLLVNIQPSQVANVVIPQGGTQALIFGDTSEPHISGQYFDDPSPYPESEVGLGFVGIQRVEDLPQYSNGKDPADYMVPPSPPLNFKPQLDKHPSHNRPVIPLSPGRFEYDRPQDKLEAPGRPEKKPSDVHLIKHDGSGTLSGQGHVHTEILVHHRPETVNIRPQGVPHPSHVLSNNHLPPRGQYPKLPKPADPNTPPRRTEMSGSSDNAHRYILLAKPDSGNEILLNTNWKDKKPPRILVNNRMRPRPPLRTTTGRPLDRPVYVERPNVRKPVYSGLQRPPVKNQNTFVLPHRPPTNPQIHHEPPRMTTSKPDVKEVTERQPSFGSRPQHVDVQDRPLHFYPENKRPNVVPVRPQTEEHLPTGAIEYHNPSKPKTKPEPTKPVNSQHQTFDQAPNQGQPEWQSGSQTEKTLDSEGEASEQVKYHNPAKEVQKEKPNEEAVSQSNSTKNTYTGSKQVDHQNQKPVWLNQGAPFTHKNVPTSTQVPYGPNYYNTKLQEMPIVQGKPFGVYSGHEDAMTYGYKLKEGKPDYEIVQGVPSTYYGTQKPPGHKNQQGEHTSTPQPHERDDTIDLKPPAIIPQFMPDSDKPGRLYPRPSKPETRPVSYPRPKVPQEARPDQRIEDKPGLESSKNDTQGSKVNQSHLQLGGFVDLNWDSGVKVSETQSNRNETKTQLRNSTTPYPEEQFPQSDMGIPENSRPTVTQPDYGQGTRIHPEYPHIITKPKPQVPGPITISSGKPERPNIRFSMPVEAMGEEVDSKTQTERPPSMLITKSDTDTKNDESLETSYQTNFALSDANQGDSNIRIRPAETSTDMLSSMEGMSVPSRDMMPPPLRPIGSNPSKNEEEGLKPPPIPSRDVVGLSPPPVDITTTSRPTEDRFSFGVANESGLKPPPKYIPLKESTVAPLPSVSMVPPSPRPSVARPFIVELLSQDMVPPPPATQTTRPLEIATVRPAVAVSGSIQIATAVATSHIPVVQDMESKIPIIHGTVDLPVVVDVPEILRPVETRMTEHVSIYTVRPFDTRPVSRISVQPTAMLSSNMVIPTKLRPLQVNHIQPSRSSSTSREVEPTRSQTFEIPRNPVKRPEHPVFLESSYDNILPSTKVEPTESLTHVVTSQKKEPRPTMTKDEKTKLVVASTTERKKLNETSVKNSPTVVVRTDSSIVKVTGTLLGNSERTNGSIIKMTKSSVSSTVRKAANASTTMRTKPKETSTVTRTETSVLGSPPTTRTLLLTHTMTSTTVETVTETLLRPTSLISTVTSTILQSVVTRIPSSYENVVDNDSIFVVMSDQKPPAPGAEEVEAEYGDDISRDEQDPVGNEVHRVLAGGVLGAPVVSLQPISNQCAPECRASRAEMCIEVGTEMRCICRPGFARMFPDRPCKPTYTYTLRVGLDRIGHEPINYEASVNDSTAYRRLLGPIKDALDRTLMQSDLRDIYRGLNIAGLTPDPTKVQFHVQLSDNANETRLKEVLRKYLISSNYSLGGTEVYASKNLDVIDAVDFDECSTEEGGPYHDCSANAACFNLRGSYQCSCKEGWADLSENPMYPGRVCSQAPLGCPSCNNKGHCVTNTNGQEVCECFPWHSGQRCQVNLKVLLIALVTTGAILLGLLAVCVGMACFRQPNRRRRTGDRRAMIPGTGGDTSSEGSVTDLAIPHHVPHVLPPPPQMIAPLPPSKRPARKISGKPRHPPRKATMVPASAVPVSDEQRDRSLTVMIPRAKYRSAPQSPQNYKSGMSTFSTEEHKLLNYLDSGTHNTGNRKQSVSSQKDCKEAEVQVIRAPAAPTGALVSAGFQVSATVTRTMDADSTLARSCGETTVETATKVLRTADLQGDLCSTLARSCGETTIQAPTKLLRLDLGEAGSTLARSCGETTIQPPTKVADARRNSVKDSRDNRDTRDSASEGHTMAERDLGSTLRLPAQHPPLYSPDRTSDRESNFDSL; this is encoded by the exons ATGAAGGATCGTTAACAGAAATTAGGGCCCCTAGGATAGAAAGGGATCTAGAAG ATGACTATCCTCACGACTACCAGCTAGGCAACCCCGATTACGTGCACGGGCGAACCGATAGTTGGTCGTCCAGGATTCTGACCGAGCCTGGCGCCGACTACCCCGAAGAGACGCCCAGAAAACGAGTCAGAATACGCGTACCCGTGGTCAGAAAGAACGGACGACAGCACAAGCTGACTGTTGTTAGACGCAGACCCCTGGCTCCCAGGACCGAAGAGCCTTCTTCGTTAACGGTAGCCAGTCACACGCCACGAAGAATCGTGGTGACTCGAGTTAGGACTCTGGGTTTGGCCAACTCGATACAGAGCGATTTGGAGCCTGAAAGTTACCGCCCAGAGATTGGACGTCATAAAGTCACCATAACCAGAAGAAGAAAACTCGAGTCTGTCACGCCAACGACCACCGAGAAGAAGGCTAGAATCACCAGGAAGAAGCTGGTCGCTGTCAGACCCGTTCAACCGACGCCCAGTTTCGCTATCATCACCACTGGTTTCTTCACCGCGTCCTCCGAGTACGATGAAGAGTACACCGAAGAGGAAGACGACGAGGAAGAGAAGCAAGATGTCACTTCCACCGTCACTCCGGAGCTGAAGGAACCGCCTAACGTTATCGACAGCAAACCCGAAGAGTTGGAGACTGAAGATAAGGTGGAGGACACTACGGTGAAGGTAGTCGAAGAAACAACCACGGACGAACCGGTGATTATTACTGATAACTTCTTCTTCCCGCCGTCTGATGATGAGTATGAGTACGAAGAGTACTCGGATACGACTGAAAGTGGAAAGGATCCTTCAACAACGTCGAAGCCTGAAGAGATTTCAGATAAAGTTACAGAAGCTGAAAGAGGAAAAACTACGACGGAGAGTGTTGAAACAGATAAGTCTGAAGAGACGACCATGAAGGCGATTGAGTCGGTTACATCGGAGAAGGATAAGGTTGAAGAAGAAGCTCCGACCACTAAGTATCCTGaatatgaagaagaagaagaaaaagaagaagagaaagaagaagacaaacaagaagaaaaagaagaaaaagaacaagaagaaaaagaagaaaaacaggaagaaaaagaagaaaaagagcaTACAACAGTTGAGTCAGTGGAAACAACCAGCGCAGACGTTTCTGAAGAGCAATTTGAAACAACTACATCCACTGACGAGGAAACAACAACTGTTGAAGAAGAAGAATCTCACAGGACTGACTATCCAGACTCAGAAACTGAAGCTCAAACTGAATCGTACAGTGAAGAATCAACCGAAGAAGACACTCAACCTGAAATTACAACAATTTCAGCCGAAGAAGACACTTCAACTACTGAAGCTTCTCAGGAAAAAGAAACAGACGCACCAACTGAGTCTGAAGGTACATTGGAAGAACCTGAGGACTCCAATAAGAAGGTTGAGTCTAGTGTAACTCAGACTGAGTCTAATAGCAAAGAATCTCCTGAGATTGAACCTAAAGTTACAGTAACTCAATCTGAAAGTTCGTCGAAGGAACTTGAAGATTCGAAGACATCTGGAGTTACCACGTCCTCAGGAGATTTGATAACTCAGAAGGATTCAGAGCGTTCCATGAAGAAGATCGAACCTCAAACACAGACTGAAATCAAGACTTCGAAACACCCTGAACACACTGAAATCTCCAGTGTGAATACTCCAGTTCCGGAGTTAGAAGAGAAGGAAGGAGCGTTAACGGTGCAACCGATAGAAACCTCTTCACTCTCTTCCTCCACATTCGCTAGCGTTCTGCCTCTGGAGACGTCCCGCTCGACGTCCTACGAATCCTCCGCCTCGTTCGAGGACACCGAAATACCCAGCGTGATCCCCCTGGAGGTCGATTACACCTCTCCAGAGACGCAGAGGACCTCCATGGTCCTCGAAGTCACTCCCAGCCTCGAGTCGAAGGTGACGACATCCATCACGTCGCCGACGCCCGAGGACATCGAGGCTGGCTTAGCCGACGACCTATATCTGTCCCTGTCGAGGCCGGACTTCCCCGAGATTTTACCCTCGAAACCGATCGCCGACGTGCACGAAACGATTTCCACGCCCGACCTTGAACCCAGCACGAGCGTTTACTATACCGAGACGATCGTGACGTCGACACGCATGAGAACGTACACGTACGTGGTGACGCAACTGAACGGACTGGAGACGAAAGTGACATCCTCGACGACCGTCAGACCCAGAGTGACGACCCTTACGTTGACGGTGCCCGTCACGGTGACTGTCACTCCTACCGTGGAGACAACGAAACCCGCGTCGTCTGTGTATAGTCCAGTTCCTGTTGCTG GAGAATACGAAGCGAAAGATGAAGAAGGCCGAAGGTTCAACTTAGCTACTCGCGTGATGTCGAATGGAGTCGAGGTGATCGTAGCTGGTCCAACGCCGGCATTACGATGGGAGAATTCTATGCCTCAACCTACGCTGACATTGTCCGACACGGTTGTCATGATGCTTCCTCAAGATAAGCCCAATGAATTTGTCACCAAGACGTGTACCACCACGTTCACGTATCTGACTACGATCACCAAGGACGGCACAACTACCGTTTCCACGGAACAACAG GTGATAGCCAACACAGCGACGGAAGAACGTCACCGGAAACCAGGTTCAGAAACCGCAGCAGTAACCCTAGACGCGTCGCCGACTCTCCGGACGGAGGTGTTCAAGACGACCTACACCTACTTAACTCTGAACACCGATCACTCGAACGTAAACGATGCTCTAGAGAGCAGCACGAAGGTGATAACGAACACGGTAACCGCTCCTCAGCATTATCTTCACATGATCCTCGAGCCATCCGAAGCACCGCGACCGGAAACGAACACGTATCTCAGTACCAGGATGTTGGAGAAGACTTTCATGGAGGATGGACGAACCAGAATCGAAACTACCAGTGACACTGTTACTCAG CTGATAGTCACAGAATCTGCACCACCACCCCGACCAACCAGCGTGACCACCACGTTAACAGCTCTGGACAGCACAGAGGAGAGCATGACCGACGTGATGAAGACTTATTATATCACCTATACATACTATAACACCTTCCTAGAGAAAGGCAGCACCGTAGTTCGAACGAACGTTGCGACATCGACCGATTTGGTGCTGGAGAAAGTGCCTGTCAAGAAGACGACCACGAAGACTACCCTGGTCAACCCTACTCCGGAACCGATCCAAATTTTTGCCACGAAAACCTATTTGACGACGTTCACTTACTTCACCACGCTACTTCAG GCTGGACCAGATGGAGAAACCTCGACAACGGTCTCCTCCAGGTCCCACATCGTAGAAAACGTAGTCACCGAATCGATAGCACCAAGCTTGTTGGACGCTGGCTACATGAATGCTTTGCTGACCACCGCACACCACTCTGATCCAGTGAAAAACGTCGTTACAGGATCGACCATCATTTTCTTCGATGAAGAGGATCAAATAGATCCTACCACAACCAGCAGTTTCCTGGAAGCAACCTCTTCAATCGAAACCCAAAACGATGAAGCGGTCTCAGCAAGTTTGGTGACCACCGAAGCGTCCTCTGTTGTCAGTGAATCGAACTTGAAGCCCTCTGAACAGATCAGTCAG GAGCAAAATGTGACATCCTCCGGAGAGACCATCCAAAACAAGAAACCAGCTAATGAGAATAACAGCGATCTCCAAGTGAGCAACCTCCTCAGTCTCGGATCTTTAGGAATCAATAGTTTGTCCGCCCTGGGGCCGGTTATCACCGCGATGGCGGGTTTGCTTCAAGGAAAGACGTCGGCAACCCGGAGAAACGACACTATACCGCAAGCGGAAGTTCAGGAAGTAACGACTCAGAGGTCGCCGATTTACATTCCTGTGGCCGAGTTCGCCGATGGCGATATAGAGGCTGCTGAAAGTCAGAATATTG GTACTCATCTGGCGAACCTAAACCACAATTACATCGAGACTCGTCATAAAGTGGCCTCCAGCCTAGCAGACGGTATTCCAATATCTCCAGGAGAAGTGATTACAGCAAACAGCGACGTGATCATCGGCAAACCCGGAAAGATGGCGCCGAGACCACCCCAGACGTTCTTAGAGGACGAAGAGCACATCGGTATGAAGCCACCGCCATTGCCAGTACCAAATATACCGGTACACCCGGTTCTGGAAGTTCTGGAGAACGATCGAGACGATTCTAAGCCGCAACAAACTCTTCAGGGTCACAAGGGACCTCAGATACAGATATATCCAGCTCATCAAGTATACGAGGAGCATTTGAAGATACCTGTGTCGATGCCTATTGACACGAATCAGGGTTTGATACCTAAACAGCCTCAGAAGTTGCATACTATTCAGTCGCCGCCTAAGAGGATGGGTTCGAAACAGGATGTTATGGAAAATGATCCTTTGTTGAAACCTCCGGATAGACCTAACGTTGAGCAGTACGCTAATCCGAACTTGAAGCTGAACGAGCCGGAGTGGAGTCCGGAGAAGCCGAGGAGACCTTGGAGCGCTAAGGATCCTCTGAAACTGTCTCCACCGCATCCTCAATTTGATCAG AAGATCGACTCGGTGAAGCCACCACTGGAGAAACCATGGCCCACACTTCTCTCCGAGGACCAGAAACGACCACCGTGGGCCCAGAGGGATCCTCTGCTTCCCGACACCTCCATCGTCATTCAAAGTTCCGAACCCAAACCCAAACCCGCGGAGCCAATAGTTCATCAGGTACCACACGTGATCGACAGATCAACTGGACAACCATTGCTGGTCAACATTCAACCCAGCCAGGTGGCCAATGTGGTGATTCCTCAGGGTGGGACTCAAGCTTTGATATTCGGTGACACGAGTGAACCACATATCAGTGGACAATACTTCGACGATCCTTCTCCGTATCCTGAGTCGGAAGTTGGATTGGGTTTCGTTGGAATTCAAAGG GTGGAGGACCTGCCACAGTATTCCAACGGAAAGGACCCAGCAGACTACATGGTTCCCCCATCGCCACCTCTGAACTTCAAGCCCCAGCTCGACAAGCACCCTTCGCACAACCGTCCAGTGATCCCACTGTCACCAGGTCGTTTCGAGTACGACAGACCGCAGGACAAGTTAGAAGCTCCAGGAAGACCCGAGAAAAAGCCATCGGACGTGCACCTGATCAAACACGACGGTTCAGGTACCCTAAGTGGTCAAGGACACGTGCACACGGAGATCCTGGTGCACCACAGGCCGGAAACGGTGAACATTCGTCCACAGGGTGTACCACACCCGTCTCACGTTCTGTCCAACAATCATTTACCACCGAGAGGTCAATATCCGAAGCTACCGAAGCCTGCAGACCCAAATACTCCACCGAGGAGGACGGAAATGTCCGGTTCGTCGGATAATGCTCATCGATATATTCTGTTGGCGAAGCCGGACTCCGGGAATGAAATACTTTTGAATACCAATTGGAAGGACAAGAAACCGCCGAGGATTTTGGTGAATAATAGAATGAGACCGCGTCCTCCTCTGAGGACTACTACTGGTCGTCCTTTGGATAGACCTGTATATGTTGAAAGGCCTAACGTGAGGAAGCCTGTGTATAGCGGGTTGCAGAGACCTCCGGTGAAGAACCAGAATACATTTGTGCTGCCTCATAGACCACCGACGAACCCGCAGATTCATCATGAACCACCTAGGATGACGACGTCGAAGCCGGATGTGAAGGAGGTGACTGAGAGGCAACCTTCGTTTGGATCTCGTCCTCAG CACGTAGACGTCCAAGACAGACCACTGCACTTCTACCCTGAGAACAAACGACCTAACGTGGTTCCAGTGAGACCTCAAACGGAAGAGCATCTACCAACAGGAGCGATAGAGTACCACAATCCCTCCAAACCCAAGACAAAACCAGAACCCACAAAGCCAGTGAACAGTCAGCATCAGACCTTTGATCAGGCGCCCAATCAAGGACAGCCAGAGTGGCAGAGTGGCAGTCAGACTGAAAAGACCTTGGATTCCGAAGGTGAAGCCTCGGAGCAGGTGAAATACCACAATCCAGCGAAGGAGGTTCAAAAGGAGAAACCAAACGAGGAGGCAGTTAGTCAAAGTAATTCAACTAAGAACACATATACAGGATCGAAACAGGTGGATCATCAAAACCAGAAACCTGTGTGGTTGAATCAAGGAGCGCCTTTTACCCACAAAAATGTTCCTACGTCAACCCAAGTACCATACGGACCGAATTATTACAATACCAAGCTTCAGGAGATGCCGATAGTGCAAGGAAAGCCATTTGGGGTCTACAGTGGCCATGAGGACGCAATGACTTACGGTTACAAGTTGAAGGAGGGAAAACCTGACTACGAGATAGTGCAGGGTGTACCCTCGACGTATTACGGTACCCAGAAGCCACCGGGTCACAAGAACCAGCAAGGTGAACATACATCTACTCCACAGCCCCATGAACGGGATGACACCATAGATCTGAAGCCACCAGCCATCATCCCTCAGTTCATGCCTGACTCCGACAAGCCTGGCAGACTTTATCCCAGACCGAGTAAACCGGAAACTAGACCCGTTTCGTACCCTAGGCCGAAGGTTCCTCAGGAAGCTAGGCCAGATCAGAGGATTGAAGACAAGCCAGGTCTGGAGTCCTCCAAGAACGACACTCAGGGTAGCAAGGTGAACCAGAGCCACCTGCAGTTGGGTGGATTCGTGGATCTGAACTGGGACAGTGGTGTGAAGGTTTCGGAGACTCAGAGTAACAGGAATGAGACGAAAACTCAGTTGAGGAACAGTACGACTCCCTATCCTGAAGAGCAGTTCCCCCAGTCGGACATGGGGATTCCAGAGAACAGTCGACCTACGGTGACCCAACCGGACTATGGACAGGGAACAAGGATCCATCCTGAGTACCCTCACATCATCACCAAACCCAAGCCTCAGGTACCCGGACCGATTACCATCTCTTCTGGCAAACCTGAAAGACCTAACATAAGGTTCTCCATGCCCGTGGAGGCGATGGGTGAGGAAGTGGACAGTAAGACCCAGACTGAAAGACCACCCAGCATGCTGATCACGAAGAGTGACACTGACACGAAGAACGATGAGTCTCTCGAAACGTCCTATCAGACTAACTTCGCGTTGTCAGATGCGAATCAAGGAGACTCTAACATTAGGATTCGTCCTGCTGAAACGTCTACCGACATGTTGAGCAGCATGGAGGGAATGAGTGTGCCATCCAGAGATATGATGCCACCACCCCTGAGGCCTATTGGCTCGAATCCGTCGAAGAACGAGGAAGAGGGTTTGAAACCACCACCCATACCTTCGCGAGATGTCGTCGGTTTGTCACCACCTCCTGTTGATATTACCACAACTAGCAGACCTACGGAGGATAGGTTCTCGTTTGGAGTCGCGAACGAGTCTGGTTTGAAGCCTCCGCCTAAGTATATTCCTCTGAAGGAGTCAACTGTGGCGCCTCTACCTAGTGTTAGCATGGTTCCACCTAGTCCCAGACCGTCTGTTGCTAGACCCTTCATCGTGGAACTACTGTCTCAG GACATGGTACCACCTCCTCCAGCAACACAGACCACCAGACCCCTCGAAATTGCCACAGTCAGACCCGCAGTTGCAGTTTCTGGATCCATTCAGATTGCAACAGCAGTGGCAACTTCGCACATCCCAGTGGTCCAGGACATGGAATCGAAGATTCCGATCATACACGGCACAGTCGATTTACCAGTCGTCGTGGATGTGCCAGAGATCCTCAGACCGGTTGAGACTAGGATGACGGAGCACGTCAGCATCTACACCGTGAGACCCTTTGACACCAGGCCAGTGTCCAG AATATCGGTACAACCAACTGCCATGCTGTCCTCGAACATGGTGATCCCAACGAAGTTGAGGCCACTGCAGGTGAATCACATTCAACCTAGCAGATCTTCATCGACGAGTCGAGAGGTTGAACCAACTAGGTCGCAGACCTTTGAGATTCCTAGAAATCCAGTGAAACGTCCGGAGCATCCAGTCTTCCTGGAGTCTAGTTACGATAATATTTTACCGTCGACCAAGGTGGAACCCACGGAAAGTCTGACTCATGTAGTCACCTCTCAGAAGAAGGAGCCTCGTCCTACGATGACGAAGGACGAGAAAACGAAACTGGTTGTAGCATCCACAACGGAACGGAAGAAGTTAAACGAGACTAGTGTGAAGAACTCACCCACTGTGGTGGTTAGAACTGACAGTTCGATCGTGAAAGTAACTGGAACATTGTTGGGGAACAGTGAGAGGACGAATGGATCGATAATCAAGATGACGAAGAGCAGTGTCAGTAGCACTGTGCGTAAAGCTGCTAATGCCTCTACCACTATGCGCACGAAACCGAAAGAG ACATCTACAGTGACTAGAACGGAAACATCGGTCCTAGGTTCACCACCGACCACACGAACCCTTCTTCTCACGCATACAATGACATCTACTACTGTGGAGACCGTAACGGAAACACTGTTACGTCCAACAAGCTTGATTTCTACGGTCACGTCGACCATTCTGCAGTCCGTTGTTACCAGGATACCTTCGTCGTACGAGAATGTGGTTGATAATGATTCTATCTTTGTGGTGATGAGTGATCAGAAGCCTCCTGCGCCTGGAGCTGAAGAG GTGGAAGCAGAATACGGTGACGACATATCAAGAGACGAACAAGACCCCGTCGGAAACGAGGTGCACAGAGTTCTAGCAGGAGGTGTTCTCGGTGCACCTGTGGTGTCCCTGCAGCCCATATCCAACCAATGCGCACCCGAATGCAGAGCCTCCAGGGCCGAGATGTGCATAGAAGTTGGAACCGAAATGAGATGTATTTGTCGACCAGGTTTCGCGAGGATGTTCCCTGATCGACCTTGCAAAC CTACATATACCTATACATTACGAGTCGGTCTCGATCGCATTGGTCACGAGCCGATTAATTACGAAGCCAGCGTCAACGACTCCACTGCCTATAGAAGACTATTAGGGCCAATCAAAGACGCTCTCGATCGAACTCTGATGCAGAGCGACTTGAGGGATATTTATAGGGGATTGAATATAGCTGGTTTGACTCCGGACCCTACGAAAGTGCAATTCCATGTTCAGCTCAGTGATAATGCTAATGAGACCAGGTTGAAGGAGGTCCTTCGGAAGTATTTGATCAGCAGCAATTACAGTTTGGGAGGCACGGAGGTGTATGCATCGAAGAACCTTGATGTG ATCGATGCAGTCGACTTTGACGAATGCTCAACAGAAGAGGGTGGACCATACCACGATTGCTCTGCAAACGCAGCCTGCTTCAATCTCCGTGGCTCGTACCAGTGCTCCTGCAAAGAGGGATGGGCCGATCTATCAGAGAATCCTATGTACCCAGGAAGAGTTTGCTCTCAAGCTCCTTTGGGATGTCCCAGCTGCAACAACAAAGGACACTGTGTCACCAACACGAATGGTCAAGAAGTGTGCGAGTGCTTCCCTTGGCACAGTGGTCAACGTTGTCAAGTTAACCTCAAAG TGTTACTGATAGCGCTGGTTACGACCGGTGCAATACTGCTGGGCCTGCTGGCAGTTTGTGTGGGCATGGCGTGTTTCCGTCAGCCAAACCGAAGACGAAGAACAGGCGACCGAAGGGCGATGATTCCTGGAACTGGAGGAGACACCAGTAGCGAGGGCAGCGTTACGGATCTGGCGATCCCTCACCATGTGCCCCATGTTCTACCCCCGCCTCCGCAGATGATTGCACCCTTGCCGCCATCAAAGAGACCTGCTCGCAAGATCAGTGGTAAACCGAGACATCCGCCGAGGAAGGCTACTATGGTTCCTGCTTCAG